In Streptomyces nojiriensis, one genomic interval encodes:
- a CDS encoding hydroxymethylglutaryl-CoA lyase translates to MNVPAPGLPARVRIHEVGARDGLQNEKTAVPTEVKAEFIHRLAAAGLTTIEATSFVHPKWVPQLADAEELFPQLADVTADLPVLVPNERGLDRALALGATRIAVFGSATETFASRNLNRTVAESLAMFEPVVARAKEGEAHVRGYLSMCFGDPWEGPVPVHQVVSVAKALLDLGCDELSLGDTIGVATPGHVQALLAALNEAGVTTDRIGVHFHDTYGQALSNTLAALQHGVSTVDASAGGLGGCPYAKSATGNLATEDLVWMLDGLGIETGVDLAALTATSVWMAEQLGRPSPSRTVRALSHKE, encoded by the coding sequence ATGAACGTCCCGGCGCCCGGCCTCCCGGCCCGGGTCCGGATCCACGAGGTCGGCGCCCGCGACGGGCTGCAGAACGAGAAGACGGCCGTACCCACCGAGGTCAAGGCGGAGTTCATCCACCGCCTCGCCGCCGCCGGGCTGACGACCATCGAGGCCACCAGCTTCGTGCACCCCAAGTGGGTGCCCCAACTCGCCGACGCGGAGGAGCTGTTCCCGCAGCTCGCCGATGTCACGGCGGACCTGCCGGTGCTCGTCCCCAACGAGCGCGGCCTCGACCGCGCGCTCGCCCTGGGGGCCACGCGCATCGCGGTCTTCGGCTCGGCCACCGAGACCTTCGCCTCCCGCAACCTCAACCGCACCGTCGCCGAGTCCCTCGCCATGTTCGAGCCCGTCGTGGCCCGGGCCAAGGAGGGCGAAGCGCACGTCCGCGGCTACCTCTCGATGTGCTTCGGCGACCCCTGGGAGGGCCCGGTCCCGGTCCACCAGGTCGTCTCCGTCGCCAAGGCCCTGCTGGACCTCGGCTGTGACGAGCTGAGCCTCGGCGACACGATCGGCGTGGCCACGCCGGGCCATGTCCAGGCCCTGCTCGCCGCGCTGAACGAGGCCGGTGTCACGACCGACCGCATCGGCGTGCACTTCCACGACACCTACGGCCAGGCACTGTCCAACACCCTCGCCGCGCTCCAGCACGGCGTGAGCACCGTCGACGCCTCCGCAGGCGGCCTCGGCGGGTGCCCGTACGCGAAGAGCGCCACCGGCAACCTCGCGACCGAGGACCTGGTGTGGATGCTCGACGGCCTCGGCATCGAAACCGGGGTCGACCTGGCCGCCCTCACCGCCACGAGCGTGTGGATGGCCGAACAGCTGGGACGCCCCAGCCCCTCCCGTACCGTCCGCGCCCTCTCCCACAAGGAGTAG
- a CDS encoding acyl-CoA dehydrogenase family protein — MSLDHRLTPEHEELRRTVEAFAHDVVAPKIGDLYERHEFPYEIVAEMGRMGLFGLPFPEEYGGMGGDYLALGIALEELARVDSSVAITLEAGVSLGAMPIYLFGSEEQKSEWLPKMCSGEILGAFGLTEPGAGSDAGGTRTTAVKDGDDWVINGSKCFITNSGTDITGLVTVTAVTGRKADGRPEISSIIVPSGTPGFTVAAPYSKVGWNSSDTRELSFDGVRVPLANLVGQEGRGYAQFLRILDEGRIAISALATGLAQGCVDESVKYAKERHAFGKAIGDNQAIQFKLADMEMRAHMARIGWRDAASRLVAGEPFKKEAAIAKLYSSTVAVDNAREATQIHGGYGFMNEYPVARMWRDSKILEIGEGTSEVQRMLIARELGFAG, encoded by the coding sequence ATGTCCCTCGACCACCGGCTCACCCCTGAGCACGAGGAACTCCGCCGCACCGTGGAGGCGTTCGCGCACGACGTCGTCGCCCCGAAGATCGGCGACCTGTACGAGCGGCACGAGTTCCCGTACGAGATCGTCGCCGAGATGGGCCGCATGGGCCTGTTCGGCCTGCCCTTCCCGGAGGAGTACGGCGGCATGGGCGGGGACTACCTCGCCCTCGGCATCGCCCTGGAGGAGCTGGCCCGCGTCGACTCCTCGGTCGCCATCACCCTGGAGGCCGGTGTCTCCCTCGGCGCCATGCCGATCTACCTCTTCGGCTCGGAGGAGCAGAAGAGCGAGTGGCTGCCGAAGATGTGCTCCGGCGAGATCCTCGGCGCCTTCGGCCTGACGGAGCCCGGCGCCGGCTCCGACGCGGGCGGCACCCGCACCACCGCCGTCAAGGACGGCGACGACTGGGTCATCAACGGTTCGAAGTGCTTCATCACCAACTCCGGTACGGACATCACCGGCCTGGTCACCGTCACAGCGGTGACGGGCCGCAAGGCGGACGGCCGTCCGGAGATCTCCTCGATAATCGTCCCGTCCGGCACCCCGGGCTTCACGGTGGCCGCGCCGTACTCCAAGGTGGGCTGGAACTCCTCGGACACCCGTGAGCTGTCGTTCGACGGCGTACGGGTCCCCCTGGCCAACCTGGTGGGCCAGGAGGGCCGCGGCTACGCGCAGTTCCTGCGGATCCTCGACGAGGGCCGGATCGCCATCTCCGCGCTCGCGACCGGTCTCGCGCAGGGCTGCGTGGACGAGTCGGTGAAGTACGCCAAGGAGCGGCACGCCTTCGGCAAGGCGATCGGCGACAACCAGGCGATCCAGTTCAAGCTGGCCGACATGGAGATGCGCGCCCACATGGCCCGCATCGGCTGGCGCGACGCGGCGTCGCGGCTGGTGGCCGGGGAGCCGTTCAAGAAGGAGGCGGCGATCGCGAAGCTGTACTCCTCGACGGTCGCAGTCGACAACGCCCGCGAGGCGACGCAGATCCACGGCGGCTACGGCTTCATGAACGAGTACCCGGTGGCCCGCATGTGGCGGGACTCCAAGATCCTGGAGATCGGCGAGGGCACGAGCGAGGTCCAGCGCATGCTGATCGCGCGCGAGCTGGGCTTCGCCGGCTGA